The following proteins come from a genomic window of Myxococcota bacterium:
- a CDS encoding tetratricopeptide repeat protein, whose protein sequence is MPRRRVPRAARAVALVGLLALGSACVSPPRESEPPQAPPAERAAARRNLGIDHIVNGRIAWGLRELQHAESLYAEDALTQLWLGQAFRLRGRPDEALAHARRAVEIDPTHQEARLNLSTILTDHQLYAEAIEHAQVLVDDPTFATPWRALTNRGWAQLKLGYLADARASFDEALEYAPKYWPALLDLGILSSIERDYVGAIRHLADVVALEPGPGAEAEANYRMAEAYVSIGRRDRAIQHLTLAIDREPNGRWGRQSRAYLQRLQ, encoded by the coding sequence GTGCCCCGTCGCCGCGTGCCGCGCGCCGCGCGCGCGGTCGCACTCGTCGGCCTGCTCGCGCTCGGGAGCGCGTGCGTCTCGCCGCCGCGGGAGTCGGAGCCGCCCCAGGCGCCGCCGGCCGAGCGCGCGGCGGCGCGCCGCAACCTCGGCATCGACCACATCGTGAACGGCCGCATCGCCTGGGGGCTCCGCGAGCTCCAGCACGCCGAGTCCCTCTACGCCGAGGACGCGCTCACGCAGCTCTGGCTCGGTCAGGCGTTCCGCCTGCGCGGCCGCCCCGACGAGGCGCTCGCGCACGCGCGCCGCGCCGTCGAGATCGACCCGACGCACCAGGAGGCGCGGCTCAACCTCTCGACGATCCTCACGGACCACCAGCTCTACGCGGAGGCGATCGAGCACGCGCAGGTGCTCGTCGACGACCCGACGTTCGCCACGCCCTGGCGCGCGCTGACGAACCGCGGCTGGGCGCAGCTCAAGCTCGGCTACCTCGCGGACGCGCGCGCGAGCTTCGACGAAGCGCTCGAGTACGCGCCGAAGTACTGGCCCGCGCTGCTCGACCTCGGCATCCTGTCGTCCATCGAGCGAGACTACGTCGGCGCGATCCGCCATCTCGCCGACGTGGTCGCCCTCGAGCCGGGACCCGGCGCCGAGGCCGAAGCCAACTATCGTATGGCCGAGGCGTACGTCTCGATCGGGAGGCGCGATCGCGCGATCCAGCATCTGACGCTCGCGATCGACCGCGAGCCGAACGGTCGCTGGGGACGGCAGTCGCGCGCGTATCTGCAGCGGCTCCAGTAG
- a CDS encoding helix-turn-helix domain-containing protein, with product MSGRAGSHRPRPTPSADASAAAEPNAFSIGSYLQQQRRLRGISLEDLSLRTRIPLRSLERLEAGAFDGDPDGFVRGFVRTVADGLGLDADATLLRMLREPATAGVLSTGLALSARLWLPLLAVAAAVVLGAAAVRWVARLGTAVPSGPEVVLRRDPVRELAEAQAAALAAAPPESASHVARDEEALIDSADGARRAPPPVPTSVPARRRDDARPRPAPRAESPSPPPPPPPPRAPAAPAAPAPASPAPAVPAPPAPAHP from the coding sequence GTGAGCGGACGCGCCGGCTCGCACCGACCGAGGCCGACCCCGAGCGCGGACGCGAGCGCGGCCGCCGAGCCGAACGCCTTCTCGATCGGCTCCTACCTGCAGCAGCAGCGACGCCTGCGCGGCATCTCGCTCGAGGACCTGTCGCTGCGGACGCGCATTCCGCTGCGCTCGCTCGAGCGGCTCGAGGCGGGCGCGTTCGACGGCGATCCCGACGGGTTCGTGCGCGGCTTCGTCCGCACCGTCGCCGACGGACTCGGGCTCGACGCCGACGCGACGCTCCTCCGCATGCTGCGCGAGCCGGCGACGGCCGGCGTGCTGTCGACCGGGCTCGCGCTTTCGGCGCGGCTGTGGCTCCCGCTGCTCGCGGTCGCGGCCGCCGTCGTGCTCGGCGCCGCCGCGGTGCGCTGGGTGGCGCGCCTCGGCACCGCGGTGCCGAGCGGGCCGGAGGTCGTGCTGCGACGCGACCCGGTGCGCGAGCTCGCCGAGGCCCAGGCGGCCGCGCTCGCGGCCGCGCCGCCCGAGTCGGCGTCGCACGTCGCGCGCGACGAGGAGGCGCTGATCGACTCGGCCGACGGCGCGCGGCGCGCTCCGCCGCCGGTGCCCACCTCCGTTCCCGCGCGCCGCCGCGACGACGCGCGTCCCCGGCCCGCGCCGCGCGCCGAGTCCCCGTCGCCGCCGCCGCCGCCGCCGCCGCCGCGCGCGCCGGCGGCGCCCGCCGCGCCGGCGCCCGCGTCTCCCGCCCCCGCCGTGCCGGCGCCGCCCGCGCCGGCGCATCCCTGA
- the recO gene encoding DNA repair protein RecO gives MSELRLKSEAVLLRAVDVGESDRIVHLLVPGRGRLTAIAKGARRSVRRFAGTLDLCNVLRVHVERRGQRAPHAMARLEQATLVDAHLGLRAMPARFALACYVVEVVDRMAPEGGVASDLRRLYDFTRRMLAAIEHAVPDERLRLWVELRALDALGLRPELRVCVACGRPPAAGAKVGFRVADGGVLCGACALRSDGLVPLHLGTVKTLERVLALPLEGLGRLAIPKATLDEARAVVARFQRFHVGIEIRSERVLDGLLRAPARAASSA, from the coding sequence GTGTCGGAGCTGCGGCTCAAGTCGGAGGCGGTGCTGCTGCGCGCGGTCGACGTCGGCGAGTCGGACCGCATCGTGCACCTGCTCGTTCCGGGCCGCGGGCGGCTGACGGCGATCGCGAAGGGCGCGCGCCGCAGCGTGCGCCGCTTCGCGGGCACACTCGACCTGTGCAACGTGCTGCGCGTGCACGTCGAGCGGCGCGGCCAGCGCGCGCCGCACGCGATGGCGCGGCTCGAGCAGGCGACGCTCGTCGATGCGCACCTCGGACTGCGCGCGATGCCCGCGCGCTTCGCGCTCGCTTGTTATGTCGTCGAGGTCGTCGACCGGATGGCGCCCGAGGGCGGCGTCGCGAGCGACCTGCGGAGGCTCTACGACTTCACGCGGAGGATGCTCGCGGCGATCGAGCACGCGGTGCCCGACGAGCGCTTGCGCCTGTGGGTCGAGCTGCGGGCGCTCGACGCGCTGGGCCTGCGGCCGGAGCTCCGCGTCTGCGTCGCGTGCGGGCGTCCGCCCGCGGCCGGCGCGAAGGTCGGCTTCCGGGTCGCGGACGGCGGCGTGCTCTGCGGCGCGTGCGCGCTGCGCAGCGACGGGCTCGTCCCGCTCCACCTCGGCACGGTGAAGACGCTCGAGCGCGTGCTCGCGCTTCCTCTCGAGGGGCTCGGGCGGCTCGCGATCCCGAAGGCGACGCTCGACGAGGCGCGCGCCGTGGTCGCGCGCTTCCAGCGCTTCCACGTCGGGATCGAGATTCGCAGCGAGCGGGTGCTCGACGGGCTGCTGCGCGCGCCCGCGCGCGCAGCGTCCTCTGCTTGA
- a CDS encoding glycine--tRNA ligase, which yields MSSDRSVDAADRPVAMDKLVSLCARRGFLFQSSEIYGGINGFWDYGPLGAELKRNLRERWWQFMVRAREDVEGIDSAIIAHPRTWEASGHVESFTDPMVDCRTCKRRFRADQIAGERCPEAPAQRAITDCDLTEARNFNLMLTTQIGAQEGTGQTAYLRPETCQPIFNDFKRVRESARQKLPFGIAQIGKAFRNEITPRNFTFRSREFEQAEMEFFCHPSEREKWFDYWLAERLRFHRELGFREGSLRTRPHAADELAHYCARAMDLEFRFPFGWQEIEGIHDRGDWDLSRHSEYSGKDLAITDEETKERFVPMCIETSVGVDRTVLALLCDAYDEEALEGGESRVVLRFHPALAPVTVAVLPLSKKLRDEVAPIERELRRHWNVEVDHAGNIGRRYRRQDEIGTPYCVTFDFESATDRCVTVRSRDSMEQERVPIEGLARALRERLDRADQEGAQ from the coding sequence ATGAGTTCCGATCGCTCCGTGGATGCCGCCGATCGACCGGTGGCGATGGACAAGCTCGTGTCGCTGTGCGCGCGCCGCGGCTTCCTGTTCCAGTCGAGCGAGATCTACGGCGGCATCAACGGCTTCTGGGACTACGGGCCGCTCGGCGCGGAGCTCAAGCGCAACCTGCGCGAGCGCTGGTGGCAGTTCATGGTGCGCGCGCGCGAGGACGTCGAGGGCATCGACAGCGCGATCATCGCGCACCCGCGCACGTGGGAGGCCTCGGGCCACGTCGAGTCGTTCACCGACCCGATGGTCGACTGCCGGACCTGCAAGCGCCGCTTCCGCGCGGACCAGATCGCGGGCGAGCGCTGTCCCGAGGCGCCCGCGCAGCGCGCGATCACGGACTGCGACCTGACCGAGGCGCGCAACTTCAACCTGATGCTGACGACGCAGATCGGCGCGCAGGAAGGGACGGGCCAGACCGCCTACCTGCGTCCCGAGACGTGCCAGCCGATCTTCAACGACTTCAAGCGCGTGCGCGAGAGCGCGCGGCAGAAGCTTCCGTTCGGCATCGCGCAGATCGGCAAGGCGTTCCGCAACGAGATCACGCCGCGCAACTTCACGTTCCGCTCGCGCGAGTTCGAGCAGGCGGAGATGGAGTTCTTCTGCCATCCGTCGGAACGCGAGAAATGGTTCGACTACTGGCTCGCGGAGCGGCTGCGCTTCCACCGCGAGCTCGGCTTCCGCGAGGGAAGCCTGCGCACGCGCCCGCACGCCGCCGACGAGCTCGCGCACTACTGCGCGCGCGCGATGGACCTCGAGTTCCGCTTCCCGTTCGGCTGGCAGGAGATCGAGGGCATCCACGATCGCGGCGACTGGGACCTGTCGCGGCACAGCGAGTACTCCGGCAAGGACCTCGCGATCACGGACGAGGAGACGAAGGAGCGCTTCGTCCCGATGTGCATCGAGACGTCGGTCGGCGTCGACCGCACCGTGCTCGCGCTCCTGTGCGACGCGTACGACGAGGAGGCGCTCGAGGGCGGTGAGTCGCGCGTCGTGCTGCGCTTCCATCCCGCGCTCGCACCCGTGACGGTCGCCGTGCTGCCGCTGTCGAAGAAGCTGCGCGACGAGGTCGCGCCGATCGAGCGCGAGCTGCGGCGACACTGGAACGTCGAGGTCGACCACGCGGGCAACATCGGGCGCCGCTACCGGCGCCAGGACGAGATCGGCACGCCGTACTGCGTGACCTTCGACTTCGAGTCGGCGACGGATCGCTGCGTGACGGTGCGCTCGCGCGACTCGATGGAGCAGGAGCGCGTCCCGATCGAAGGGCTCGCGCGCGCGCTCCGCGAACGATTGGACCGCGCGGACCAGGAGGGGGCGCAGTGA
- the ppdK gene encoding pyruvate, phosphate dikinase has translation MKEILGGKGANLAEMNRLGLPVPPGFTISTEVCAEFNKLGGKLPVRVRADVLTALARVESVMGTRFGDASDPLLVSVRSGARVSMPGMMDTVLNLGLNDATVEGLAHKVDARFAYDSYRRFIQMYGDVVLGVPHDRFSHRLDVAKRERGVVHDTELDAEALRTLAHDFREIVEEETGAAFPQDPAEQLWGAIGAVFQSWQNDRAITYRRLNDIPESWGTAVNVQAMVFGNMGDDCATGVAFTRDPSTGAKSFYGEYLKNAQGEDVVAGIRTPQPINEESRTADTRDLPTLEQEMPRAYKDLVRIYKELEKHYRDMQDIEFTIQNGKLWMLQTRSGKRTTAAAVKIAVDMAKERLITRDEALMRVDARALDQLLHPTLDPDAPRLVLARGLPASPGAAVGNVVFSADQAETHAKAGEKVVLVRIETSPDDIHGMHAAEGILTARGGMTSHAAVVARGMGKCCVAGCGSLDIDYAAQTMRVGDRVVRAGEPITIDGSTGEVMLGEVATVLPQLGGAFDELMAWADKARKLRVRTNADSPQDARVARDFGAEGIGLCRTEHMFFEPDRILAVRKMILAGTSEAREAALSVLLPMQRGDFIGIFEAMDGLPVTIRLLDPPLHEFLPHTDDEVREVADAMGAPPAKLRAALEGLREFNPMLGHRGCRLGVTYPEIYRMQVRAIMEAAVDVAERGVVVRPEIMIPLVAHPRELARLRADAEAVIAEVRAARADRASARVRPTIGTMIEVPRAALTADVIAEHADFFSFGTNDLTQMGYALSRDDAGKFLPDYIEQGILEDDPFVSIDVEGVGQLVEIAAEKGRSTRADLKLGVCGEHGGDPKSVRFFASVGLDYVSCSPYRVPLARLAAAQAAIEAAE, from the coding sequence ATGAAGGAGATCCTCGGCGGCAAGGGCGCGAACCTCGCCGAGATGAACCGGCTCGGCCTCCCCGTCCCGCCCGGCTTCACGATCTCGACCGAGGTGTGCGCCGAGTTCAACAAGCTCGGCGGCAAGCTCCCCGTGCGCGTCCGCGCCGACGTCCTCACGGCGCTCGCTCGCGTCGAGAGCGTCATGGGCACCCGCTTCGGCGACGCGAGCGACCCGCTCCTCGTCTCGGTCCGCTCGGGCGCGCGCGTCTCGATGCCGGGCATGATGGACACGGTGCTGAACCTCGGCCTCAACGACGCGACGGTCGAGGGGCTCGCGCACAAGGTCGACGCGCGCTTCGCCTACGACTCGTACCGCCGCTTCATCCAGATGTACGGCGACGTCGTGCTCGGCGTCCCGCACGACCGCTTCAGCCACCGTCTCGACGTCGCGAAGCGCGAGCGCGGCGTCGTGCACGACACGGAGCTCGACGCCGAGGCCCTGCGCACGCTCGCGCACGACTTCCGCGAGATCGTCGAGGAGGAGACGGGCGCGGCGTTCCCGCAGGACCCGGCCGAGCAGCTCTGGGGCGCGATCGGCGCGGTGTTCCAGTCCTGGCAGAACGACCGCGCGATCACGTACCGGCGCCTCAACGACATCCCCGAGAGCTGGGGCACCGCGGTCAACGTGCAGGCCATGGTCTTCGGGAACATGGGCGACGACTGCGCGACGGGCGTCGCGTTCACGCGCGATCCGTCGACCGGTGCGAAGAGCTTCTACGGCGAGTATCTGAAGAACGCGCAGGGCGAGGACGTGGTGGCGGGCATCCGCACGCCGCAGCCGATCAACGAGGAGAGCCGCACGGCCGACACGCGCGACCTCCCGACGCTCGAGCAGGAGATGCCGCGCGCGTACAAGGACCTCGTGCGCATCTACAAGGAGCTCGAGAAGCACTACCGCGACATGCAGGACATCGAGTTCACCATCCAGAACGGGAAGCTCTGGATGCTGCAGACGCGGAGCGGAAAGCGCACGACGGCGGCGGCGGTGAAGATCGCCGTCGACATGGCGAAGGAGCGGCTGATCACCCGCGACGAGGCGCTGATGCGCGTCGACGCGCGCGCGCTCGACCAGCTGCTGCACCCGACGCTCGACCCGGACGCGCCGCGGCTCGTGCTCGCGCGGGGGCTTCCGGCGTCGCCGGGGGCCGCGGTCGGCAACGTCGTCTTCTCGGCCGACCAGGCGGAGACGCACGCGAAGGCCGGCGAGAAGGTCGTGCTCGTGCGGATCGAGACGTCGCCCGACGACATCCACGGCATGCACGCCGCCGAGGGCATCCTGACCGCGCGCGGCGGCATGACGTCGCACGCGGCGGTCGTCGCGCGCGGCATGGGCAAGTGCTGCGTCGCGGGCTGCGGCTCGCTCGACATCGACTACGCGGCCCAGACCATGCGCGTCGGCGACCGCGTCGTGCGCGCCGGCGAGCCCATCACGATCGACGGGTCGACCGGCGAGGTGATGCTCGGCGAGGTCGCGACCGTGCTCCCGCAGCTCGGCGGCGCATTCGACGAGCTCATGGCGTGGGCCGACAAGGCGCGCAAGCTGCGCGTGCGGACGAACGCGGATTCGCCGCAGGACGCGCGCGTCGCGCGCGACTTCGGCGCCGAGGGCATCGGCCTCTGCCGCACCGAGCACATGTTCTTCGAGCCGGATCGCATCCTCGCCGTCCGGAAGATGATCCTCGCGGGCACGTCCGAGGCGCGCGAGGCGGCCCTCTCCGTGCTGCTGCCGATGCAGCGCGGAGACTTCATCGGGATCTTCGAGGCGATGGACGGCCTGCCCGTCACGATCCGCCTGCTCGACCCGCCGCTCCACGAGTTCCTGCCGCACACCGACGACGAGGTGCGCGAGGTCGCCGACGCGATGGGAGCGCCGCCGGCGAAGCTGCGCGCCGCGCTCGAGGGGCTGCGCGAGTTCAACCCGATGCTCGGGCATCGCGGCTGCCGGCTCGGCGTGACCTATCCCGAGATCTACCGCATGCAGGTGCGCGCGATCATGGAGGCGGCCGTCGACGTGGCCGAGCGCGGCGTCGTCGTGCGGCCCGAGATCATGATCCCGCTCGTCGCGCACCCGCGCGAGCTCGCGCGCCTGCGCGCGGACGCGGAAGCGGTGATCGCGGAGGTGCGCGCCGCGCGCGCCGATCGCGCGAGCGCGCGCGTGCGTCCGACGATCGGCACGATGATCGAGGTGCCGCGCGCGGCGCTGACGGCGGACGTGATCGCCGAGCACGCCGACTTCTTCTCGTTCGGCACGAACGACCTCACGCAGATGGGCTACGCGCTGTCGCGCGACGACGCAGGGAAGTTCCTGCCCGACTACATCGAGCAGGGCATCCTCGAGGACGACCCGTTCGTGTCGATCGACGTGGAGGGCGTGGGCCAGCTCGTCGAGATCGCGGCCGAGAAGGGGCGCTCGACGCGCGCCGACCTGAAGCTCGGCGTCTGCGGCGAGCACGGCGGCGACCCGAAGAGCGTGCGCTTCTTCGCGAGCGTCGGGCTCGACTACGTCTCCTGCTCGCCGTACCGCGTGCCGCTCGCGCGGCTCGCGGCCGCTCAGGCCGCCATCGAGGCGGCCGAGTGA